The following proteins come from a genomic window of Kitasatospora sp. NBC_01246:
- a CDS encoding aminoglycoside phosphotransferase family protein has translation MPAVRPGDGRMLRPPMRPGQPGAPERIDPAALQTPAVRAALAGVARICPAFTPRQVLREGSRHILVAGTIGRAPVVAKCLAPQAVRSEYFEQLVADFHHEVAVYRAFVRHRPPVRLPRLVAADHDRCVLVMERVPGRPAARERHPANAPTPGEVRALLGAVRTLNLWRPPTDVFQPRLDYQVEIARYHSVGQLTDRDAGDLRGLLHGLSHAPLQLCHGDALLSNMLLAPSGPVLVDWEQAGWYLPGYDLAVLWSVLSGDTAARRQISQLAQSGGTLARDAFLVNLVLVLMREIRLYDVPGAGEEQRIMIRRLYDDAALARRAVRAAVGTR, from the coding sequence ATGCCGGCCGTCCGGCCCGGCGACGGCCGGATGCTCCGCCCGCCGATGCGGCCCGGTCAGCCCGGTGCCCCCGAGCGGATCGACCCGGCGGCGCTGCAGACCCCGGCCGTACGGGCCGCGCTGGCGGGTGTCGCCCGGATATGCCCCGCCTTCACCCCGCGCCAGGTGCTGCGCGAGGGGAGCCGCCACATCCTGGTGGCGGGCACCATCGGGCGCGCGCCGGTGGTCGCCAAGTGCCTGGCCCCGCAGGCGGTGCGGAGCGAGTACTTCGAGCAGCTGGTGGCCGACTTCCACCACGAGGTCGCGGTCTACCGCGCCTTCGTCCGGCACCGCCCGCCGGTGCGGCTGCCCCGGCTGGTCGCGGCCGACCACGACCGCTGCGTGCTCGTCATGGAGCGCGTGCCCGGCCGGCCCGCCGCCCGGGAGCGCCACCCCGCCAACGCGCCGACCCCGGGCGAGGTGCGGGCGCTGCTCGGCGCGGTCCGCACGCTCAACCTGTGGCGGCCGCCGACCGACGTCTTCCAGCCACGGCTGGACTACCAGGTGGAGATCGCCCGCTACCACTCGGTGGGACAGCTCACCGACCGGGACGCTGGCGATCTGCGCGGCCTGCTGCACGGCCTGAGCCACGCCCCGCTCCAGCTCTGTCACGGCGACGCCCTGCTCAGCAACATGCTGCTGGCGCCCTCCGGGCCGGTCCTGGTCGACTGGGAGCAGGCCGGCTGGTACCTGCCGGGTTACGACCTGGCCGTGCTCTGGAGCGTCCTCTCCGGGGACACCGCCGCCCGCCGGCAGATCAGCCAACTCGCGCAGAGCGGCGGCACACTGGCCCGGGACGCGTTCCTGGTGAACCTGGTGCTCGTGCTGATGCGGGAGATCCGGCTGTACGACGTGCCCGGCGCCGGCGAGGAGCAGCGGATCATGATCCGCCGGCTGTACGACGACGCGGCGCTGGCCCGCCGGGCCGTCCGCGCCGCCGTCGGCACCCGCTGA
- a CDS encoding DNA-binding protein NsdB, with translation MSRGPNTRLADLFVLAGWSKGELARLVNRRGAAMGEQQLSTDTSRVRRWIEHGEIPRDPVPRVLASVFTERLGRVVTIEDLGLERHRPTRTGAAQSAAHPWEPDRTAAVLTEFTGMDLMLNRRGLVGAGAALTAGAVIADTLKGWLGGDAVAYAAAAPGPRQVVTQGGARPVVDVYDAGPVGLDEVEALERSVQVFRAWDAARGGGLQRKAVVGQLNEVGGLLTHRHGQAVEQRLWLVAANLAVLAGWMSHDVGLESTAQKYFMIAAESAKEAGDRPRAGEAISRAARQMVHLGRADDAIDLMAAARASGGRVLPRTRAMLNTVEAWAHASVGHSQDTRRLLGEAEDLFAEDVSEPPPSWMQLFDEAELRGMQALVLRTLAEHDLTAAPEARRQAERVIKLREGTGQLRSALFDRITLASVHWLSGEPDAAELQAKMVMNLIGQNSSHRTWDRLREMYRLTARYRGLPVVDELRVELGRELRQADAKNRPRFA, from the coding sequence GTGAGCAGGGGACCCAACACCCGACTCGCCGATCTGTTCGTCCTGGCCGGATGGTCGAAGGGCGAGCTCGCACGGCTGGTCAACCGGCGTGGTGCGGCCATGGGAGAGCAGCAGCTGTCCACCGACACCTCGCGGGTCCGGCGCTGGATCGAGCACGGGGAGATCCCGCGCGATCCGGTGCCGAGGGTACTGGCGTCCGTGTTCACGGAGCGGCTCGGCCGTGTCGTCACCATTGAGGACCTCGGTCTGGAACGACACCGGCCCACCAGGACCGGAGCGGCGCAGTCCGCAGCACATCCATGGGAGCCGGATCGTACGGCCGCGGTCCTCACCGAGTTCACGGGAATGGACCTCATGCTCAACCGACGTGGATTGGTGGGTGCGGGCGCCGCGCTCACGGCCGGGGCGGTCATCGCCGACACTCTCAAGGGCTGGCTGGGCGGGGACGCCGTCGCGTACGCGGCCGCCGCGCCGGGCCCCCGACAGGTGGTCACCCAGGGCGGGGCCCGCCCGGTGGTGGACGTGTACGACGCGGGCCCGGTCGGGCTCGACGAGGTGGAGGCACTGGAGCGCTCGGTCCAGGTGTTCCGCGCCTGGGACGCGGCACGCGGCGGCGGCCTCCAGCGCAAGGCGGTGGTGGGACAGCTCAACGAGGTGGGCGGGCTGCTGACGCACCGCCACGGCCAGGCCGTGGAGCAGCGGCTCTGGCTGGTCGCGGCCAACCTCGCGGTGCTGGCCGGCTGGATGTCGCACGACGTCGGCCTGGAGTCGACCGCGCAGAAGTACTTCATGATCGCCGCCGAGTCGGCCAAGGAGGCCGGCGACCGCCCCCGGGCCGGTGAGGCGATCTCCCGGGCCGCCCGCCAGATGGTGCACCTGGGCCGCGCCGACGACGCGATCGACCTGATGGCCGCGGCCCGGGCGAGCGGCGGCCGGGTGCTGCCCAGAACCCGGGCGATGCTGAACACCGTGGAGGCCTGGGCGCACGCCTCGGTCGGGCACTCGCAGGACACCCGGCGGCTGCTCGGCGAGGCCGAGGACCTCTTCGCCGAGGACGTGTCCGAGCCGCCGCCCTCCTGGATGCAGCTCTTCGACGAGGCCGAGCTGCGCGGGATGCAGGCGCTGGTGCTGCGCACCCTGGCCGAGCACGACCTGACGGCCGCTCCGGAGGCGCGCCGCCAGGCCGAGCGGGTGATCAAGCTGCGCGAGGGCACCGGTCAGCTGCGTTCGGCGCTGTTCGACCGGATCACGCTCGCCTCGGTGCACTGGCTCAGCGGGGAGCCCGACGCGGCGGAGCTCCAGGCCAAGATGGTGATGAACCTGATCGGCCAGAACTCCTCGCACCGCACCTGGGACCGGTTGCGCGAGATGTACCGGTTGACCGCCCGCTACCGGGGGCTGCCGGTGGTGGACGAGCTGCGGGTGGAGCTCGGGCGGGAGTTGCGGCAGGCGGACGCCAAGAACCGGCCCAGGTTCGCCTGA
- a CDS encoding DUF397 domain-containing protein, with protein MAANSGTDVESAVGTGVEVPAPSPELAPSGKPKVDFTGATWLCSSQGVGDVQIAFVDGYIGMRDGRQEDGPVLVFTPGEWRAFVLGARDGEFDLT; from the coding sequence ATGGCAGCCAATAGCGGGACTGACGTGGAGTCGGCCGTGGGCACGGGCGTCGAGGTGCCCGCACCGTCGCCGGAGCTCGCGCCGAGCGGGAAGCCGAAGGTGGACTTCACCGGGGCGACCTGGCTGTGCAGCAGTCAGGGGGTCGGGGATGTCCAGATCGCGTTCGTGGACGGCTACATCGGCATGCGGGACGGCCGCCAGGAGGACGGGCCGGTCCTGGTGTTCACACCGGGCGAGTGGCGGGCCTTCGTGCTCGGCGCCCGGGACGGCGAGTTCGACCTCACCTGA
- a CDS encoding HEAT repeat domain-containing protein produces the protein MFEPVIAPSASLLGLLQRGRGDGQLHALAADRTDAIAALQECVTRDPRADWQVENRSLYYARLYMELEAPLDGIEDHLHDPEDLLDDDEYRTGLALSVLGHLAAYGRRDALLMLREYAATGTNWAWALDELALRDDDRGLLLLGTAVLDRFPPGPEGDAELREFIRGAYEPRPWRLWAAYHPRVAAASEQSPFDLWQRQVNRTGVTPGWSTADVLVWADQGELGGLGAAAFAGRPERPEPARDGGDPAGPDAVDRRAAAAARCLAAVVRPEDRPAVLEAARNGLPGARRAALRYLVDQRDPAAAGLIEAAAADVDDRTVRAALELIGRMRGPEALAHARRWADPATGGADSALGEAAVQLLADAGEPGDAALVVAGLRRWISVRGVGGPGLGSLVDGAGRLAAAEAVPVLRHIYGEAASSELRGRAARALAATDVAFPEGPAVECLWDCEESTRELAARHVATTGDARVLERLRRLAADPAEEAEVHAAVRGRLTAARERSR, from the coding sequence ATGTTCGAGCCAGTGATAGCACCCAGTGCCAGCCTCCTCGGCCTCCTTCAGCGAGGCCGCGGTGACGGGCAGCTCCACGCGCTGGCCGCCGACCGTACCGACGCCATCGCCGCGCTCCAGGAGTGCGTCACCAGGGACCCGAGAGCCGACTGGCAGGTCGAGAACCGCTCCCTCTACTACGCGCGCCTCTACATGGAACTGGAGGCGCCGCTCGACGGCATCGAGGACCACCTCCACGACCCGGAGGACCTCCTCGACGACGACGAGTACCGCACCGGTCTCGCCCTGTCCGTCCTGGGCCACCTCGCCGCGTACGGCCGGCGCGACGCGCTGCTGATGCTGCGCGAGTACGCCGCCACCGGCACCAACTGGGCCTGGGCGCTGGACGAGCTCGCGCTGCGCGACGACGACCGCGGCCTGCTGCTGCTCGGTACCGCGGTGCTGGACCGGTTCCCGCCGGGCCCCGAGGGCGACGCCGAGCTGCGTGAGTTCATCCGCGGCGCGTACGAGCCACGGCCGTGGCGGCTCTGGGCGGCCTACCACCCGCGGGTCGCGGCGGCGAGCGAGCAGTCCCCGTTCGACCTCTGGCAGCGCCAGGTGAACCGCACCGGCGTGACCCCGGGCTGGTCCACCGCCGACGTGCTCGTCTGGGCCGACCAGGGCGAGCTCGGCGGCCTCGGCGCCGCCGCCTTCGCCGGCCGGCCCGAGCGCCCGGAGCCCGCCCGCGACGGCGGTGATCCCGCCGGCCCCGATGCCGTGGACCGCAGGGCCGCCGCCGCCGCCCGCTGCCTGGCCGCCGTGGTCCGCCCCGAGGACCGCCCCGCCGTGCTGGAGGCCGCGCGGAACGGACTGCCCGGTGCCCGCCGGGCCGCCCTGCGCTACCTGGTCGACCAGCGGGACCCGGCCGCCGCCGGCCTGATCGAGGCCGCCGCCGCCGATGTCGATGACCGGACGGTGCGCGCCGCCCTGGAACTGATCGGCCGGATGCGCGGCCCCGAGGCGCTGGCCCACGCCCGCCGCTGGGCCGACCCGGCCACCGGCGGCGCGGACAGCGCCCTCGGCGAGGCCGCCGTCCAACTGCTCGCCGACGCCGGGGAGCCCGGCGACGCGGCGCTCGTGGTGGCCGGGCTGCGCCGCTGGATCTCGGTCCGCGGGGTCGGCGGCCCCGGGCTCGGGTCGCTGGTCGACGGTGCGGGGCGGCTTGCCGCCGCCGAGGCCGTCCCCGTCCTGCGCCACATCTACGGCGAGGCCGCCTCCTCCGAGCTGCGCGGCCGGGCCGCCCGCGCGCTCGCCGCGACCGACGTGGCCTTTCCCGAGGGCCCGGCCGTCGAGTGCCTCTGGGACTGCGAGGAATCCACCCGTGAGCTCGCCGCGAGGCACGTCGCCACCACCGGCGACGCCCGCGTGCTGGAGCGCCTGCGCCGCCTCGCGGCCGACCCGGCCGAGGAGGCCGAGGTCCACGCCGCCGTGCGCGGCCGGCTGACCGCCGCCCGCGAGCGAAGTCGGTAG
- a CDS encoding acetyltransferase, whose product MATDHRALWIAGAGGVGREALDTALAAGVPVAGFLDDRGHGGTVRGLPVRRPDDVPAGARYLVGIAAPAVRQRLGALLEARGALPATLVHPRALIAPDTELGPGCLVMGGAYVSSSVRLGAHSQVHYNATVGHDSVFGERVTVYPGGNVSGAVLLADGATVGSNAVVLQGRRIGADAFVGAGAVVTRDVPAGEVVVGSPARPLRG is encoded by the coding sequence ATGGCCACCGACCACCGAGCACTCTGGATCGCCGGCGCCGGGGGCGTCGGCCGCGAGGCACTGGACACCGCCCTCGCGGCCGGCGTCCCGGTCGCCGGCTTCCTGGACGACCGCGGGCACGGCGGCACCGTCCGCGGCCTGCCCGTCCGCCGGCCCGACGACGTCCCGGCCGGCGCCCGCTACCTGGTCGGGATCGCCGCCCCGGCCGTCCGGCAGCGGCTCGGCGCGCTGCTGGAGGCCCGCGGCGCGCTACCCGCCACCCTCGTCCACCCCCGGGCCCTGATCGCGCCCGACACCGAACTCGGCCCCGGCTGCCTGGTGATGGGGGGTGCGTACGTGTCGAGCAGCGTGCGCCTCGGCGCACACAGCCAGGTCCACTACAACGCGACGGTCGGCCACGACAGCGTGTTCGGCGAGCGGGTGACGGTCTATCCGGGCGGCAACGTCTCGGGCGCGGTGCTGCTCGCCGACGGCGCCACCGTCGGCAGCAACGCCGTGGTGCTGCAGGGGCGCCGGATCGGCGCCGACGCCTTCGTCGGCGCGGGCGCCGTGGTGACCAGGGACGTCCCGGCCGGTGAGGTGGTGGTCGGCTCCCCGGCCCGGCCGCTGCGCGGATAG
- a CDS encoding acyl-CoA dehydrogenase family protein, producing the protein MTTTAADQSPVAAALAGLPRVVDLLAARAEEHDRDATFPYQGIEAVHEAGLLTLTVGQRYGGPGGTLADTVRVLAQLGRGDASVAVVTAFTLLQHAEQARVAAWPAAGYRRLLTESRRGPALVNTLRAEPGGQGGAQPATVARRDGDGWLLSGRKTYCAGAEALAWMAVTARTEEPVPRIGTFLVRGDSEGIEVDPTWDQLGLRASASHDVVLDAVRVPGELALGLTAPRSNGPRTTGRAGGPARAGTAPSGAEARGVEAGGIEDAGAAAAVPAAELTRAWHDLALSAVALGVARAAEQWLVRFLHQRTPANLTEPLGSLPRYRCALGEIEAQLIGAEELVNGLAPRVDRAEPDAVARTGPAQLLATRAAIAAVQQAVSLTGNPGLSRRHPLERYLRDVLSSRVHFAPDEAVLDAAGRAALERGRRL; encoded by the coding sequence ATGACCACCACCGCTGCCGATCAGTCGCCCGTCGCCGCCGCCCTCGCCGGGCTGCCCCGGGTCGTGGACCTGCTGGCGGCGCGCGCCGAGGAACACGACCGCGACGCGACCTTCCCCTACCAGGGCATCGAGGCGGTGCACGAGGCCGGTCTGCTCACCCTCACCGTCGGACAGCGGTACGGCGGCCCCGGCGGCACGCTCGCCGACACCGTCCGGGTGCTCGCCCAACTCGGCCGGGGGGACGCCTCGGTGGCCGTGGTCACCGCCTTCACGCTGCTGCAGCACGCCGAGCAGGCCCGGGTGGCCGCCTGGCCGGCGGCCGGCTACCGGCGGCTGCTCACCGAGTCCCGCCGGGGGCCCGCCCTGGTCAACACCCTGCGCGCGGAGCCGGGCGGCCAGGGCGGCGCCCAGCCGGCCACGGTGGCCCGGCGGGACGGTGACGGCTGGCTGCTCAGTGGCCGAAAGACGTACTGCGCCGGTGCCGAGGCGCTGGCCTGGATGGCCGTCACCGCACGGACCGAGGAGCCGGTGCCGCGGATCGGCACCTTCCTGGTGCGCGGGGACAGCGAGGGCATCGAGGTCGACCCGACCTGGGACCAGCTCGGCCTGCGGGCCAGCGCCAGCCACGACGTCGTCCTGGACGCCGTCCGGGTGCCGGGCGAACTCGCGCTCGGACTCACCGCCCCGAGGAGCAACGGCCCGAGGACCACCGGCCGGGCCGGCGGGCCCGCCCGCGCCGGAACCGCGCCGTCCGGTGCCGAGGCCAGGGGCGTCGAGGCCGGCGGTATCGAGGACGCGGGTGCCGCGGCCGCGGTGCCCGCCGCCGAACTCACCCGCGCCTGGCACGATCTGGCCCTGTCCGCGGTCGCCCTCGGGGTCGCCCGCGCCGCCGAGCAGTGGCTGGTCCGCTTCCTCCACCAGCGCACTCCGGCCAACCTCACCGAGCCGCTCGGCAGCCTGCCCCGGTACCGCTGCGCGCTGGGTGAGATCGAGGCCCAGCTGATCGGCGCCGAGGAGCTGGTCAACGGACTGGCACCGCGGGTGGACCGGGCCGAACCGGACGCCGTCGCCCGGACCGGTCCGGCGCAACTGCTCGCCACCCGGGCGGCGATAGCGGCCGTCCAGCAGGCGGTCTCGCTCACCGGCAACCCCGGCCTGAGCCGGCGTCACCCGCTGGAGCGCTATCTGCGGGACGTGCTCAGCAGCCGTGTCCACTTCGCCCCGGACGAGGCCGTCCTGGACGCCGCCGGCCGGGCCGCCCTGGAGCGCGGGCGACGCCTCTGA
- a CDS encoding PTS-dependent dihydroxyacetone kinase phosphotransferase subunit DhaM: MSRRDGTSADVIPISEAPSAHPPAPRTPPARTPLPRSAPGRPPLHGRVGVVLVSHSQELAAAVRALALALAGTDSPSPVAATGGDPDSGPGISAVLVSAATRRVDQGHGVVMLADLGSAVTTVRALLSDADEHGLPFPVRFADAPFVEGAVAAVATATAGGDLAAVLDAAEEAYRQRKD; encoded by the coding sequence ATGAGCCGCCGGGACGGCACCAGCGCCGATGTCATCCCCATCTCCGAGGCCCCCTCGGCCCACCCCCCGGCGCCTCGCACCCCGCCCGCGCGCACCCCGCTGCCCCGGTCGGCCCCCGGCCGGCCGCCCCTGCACGGACGGGTCGGGGTCGTCCTGGTCTCGCACAGCCAGGAGCTGGCCGCCGCGGTACGCGCCCTGGCGCTCGCGCTGGCCGGTACCGACTCCCCCTCCCCGGTCGCCGCGACCGGCGGCGACCCGGACTCCGGTCCGGGCATCAGCGCCGTCCTGGTGTCCGCCGCCACCCGCCGGGTCGACCAGGGGCACGGCGTGGTGATGCTCGCCGACCTCGGCAGCGCGGTGACCACCGTCCGGGCCCTGCTCTCCGACGCGGACGAGCACGGGCTGCCGTTCCCGGTCCGGTTCGCCGACGCACCGTTCGTGGAGGGCGCGGTGGCCGCGGTCGCGACGGCCACCGCAGGCGGCGACCTCGCGGCGGTCCTGGACGCGGCCGAGGAGGCGTACCGCCAGCGCAAGGACTGA
- a CDS encoding undecaprenyl-diphosphate phosphatase — MDWFHGAVLGLIQGLTEFLPISSSAHLRVFSALLGWDDPGAAFTAVTQLGTESAVLIYFRRDIASIVKTWTLSLFRPALRSHQDARMGWFVIIGTLPIGILGKLFQDTIETNLRDLRIIGTTLIVFGLILAVADRTRAVRHAKPITDLTLPHAAAYGMAQALALIPGVSRSGGTISAGLLLGYSREAAARYSFLLAIPAVLASGLLELTKIGEGPSPAWGPTILATLIAFAVGYAAIAWFLKYISNNSFMPFVVYRVALGILIIVLVSTGTLAADAGVVK, encoded by the coding sequence ATCGACTGGTTCCACGGAGCCGTCCTCGGCCTGATCCAGGGGCTCACCGAGTTCCTGCCGATCTCCTCCAGTGCCCACCTGCGGGTCTTCTCGGCCCTGCTGGGCTGGGACGACCCGGGTGCGGCGTTCACCGCCGTGACCCAGCTCGGCACCGAGTCCGCCGTGCTGATCTACTTCCGCCGGGACATCGCCTCGATCGTGAAGACCTGGACGCTCTCGCTGTTCCGCCCGGCGCTGCGCTCGCACCAGGACGCCCGGATGGGCTGGTTCGTGATCATCGGCACACTGCCGATCGGCATCCTCGGCAAGCTGTTCCAGGACACCATCGAGACCAACCTCCGCGACCTGCGGATCATCGGCACCACGCTGATCGTCTTCGGTCTGATCCTGGCGGTGGCCGACCGGACCCGGGCCGTCCGGCACGCCAAGCCGATCACCGACCTGACCCTGCCGCACGCCGCCGCCTACGGCATGGCGCAGGCACTCGCGCTGATCCCCGGCGTCTCCCGCTCCGGCGGCACCATCAGCGCTGGGCTGCTGCTCGGCTACAGTCGCGAGGCGGCCGCCCGGTACTCGTTCCTGCTCGCCATCCCGGCCGTGCTGGCCTCCGGCCTGCTGGAGCTGACCAAGATCGGCGAGGGCCCCTCACCGGCCTGGGGGCCGACCATCCTGGCCACCCTGATCGCCTTCGCGGTCGGCTACGCGGCGATCGCGTGGTTCCTGAAGTACATCTCGAACAACAGCTTCATGCCGTTCGTGGTGTACCGGGTGGCACTGGGCATTCTGATCATCGTCCTGGTCAGCACCGGCACCCTGGCGGCCGACGCCGGCGTGGTGAAGTAG
- a CDS encoding PAS domain-containing protein, which produces MSMPATAARRAARRSDARRTDTGADDGSVGGRVDGTTQAHSGPVVGSAEWDLLTDDVRWSAEVYRLLGCDPGHGPLSLDRLPDRLAEADRPQLRRMMTDALVHGRHAFGTLQVSHPDGERTTVECAGEPVLGNDGTVTALRMLLRPADPD; this is translated from the coding sequence ATGAGCATGCCTGCCACTGCCGCCCGCCGGGCCGCCCGCCGCAGCGATGCCCGCCGGACGGACACCGGGGCGGACGACGGGTCGGTGGGCGGCAGAGTGGACGGCACGACGCAGGCGCACTCCGGTCCCGTGGTCGGCTCCGCCGAGTGGGACCTCCTCACCGACGACGTCCGGTGGTCCGCCGAGGTGTACCGGCTGCTCGGCTGCGACCCGGGGCACGGACCGCTCAGCCTCGACCGGCTGCCCGACCGGCTCGCCGAGGCGGACCGGCCGCAGCTGCGCCGGATGATGACCGACGCCCTGGTGCACGGCCGCCACGCCTTCGGCACCCTCCAGGTCAGCCACCCCGACGGTGAGCGCACCACGGTGGAGTGCGCGGGCGAGCCGGTCCTCGGGAACGACGGCACCGTGACGGCGCTGCGGATGCTGCTGCGCCCCGCCGACCCCGACTGA
- a CDS encoding class I SAM-dependent methyltransferase, which produces MADERRNGYEGTGPGPITPDGCAVEMYERLPLNGEPEVIRKAVPAGARILELGCGVGRMTHPLLDLGFTVTAVDESAEMLARVRGARTVRSPIERLDLDERFDVVLLASFLVHAGDPAVRRGLLDTCRRHVADDGLVLLQREGEDWMRDVPRERPLGRDGLVRVASVTPVGDGVNSVHVEYEFPDARWTQTFLSRPLDTAAFERALAEAGLAVDAHLTEDRTWVRARPVPR; this is translated from the coding sequence ATGGCCGATGAACGACGCAACGGGTACGAGGGAACCGGACCGGGCCCGATCACCCCGGACGGGTGCGCGGTGGAGATGTACGAGCGGCTGCCGCTGAACGGCGAGCCCGAGGTGATCAGGAAGGCGGTCCCCGCCGGAGCCCGCATCCTGGAGCTGGGCTGCGGGGTGGGCCGGATGACCCACCCCCTGCTCGACCTCGGCTTCACGGTGACGGCCGTGGACGAGTCCGCCGAGATGCTGGCCCGGGTCCGGGGCGCCCGGACGGTGCGCAGCCCGATCGAGCGGCTGGACCTCGACGAGCGGTTCGACGTCGTCCTGCTCGCCTCCTTCCTGGTGCACGCCGGCGACCCGGCCGTCCGGCGCGGGCTGCTGGACACCTGCCGGCGGCACGTCGCGGACGACGGCCTGGTGCTGCTGCAGCGCGAGGGCGAGGACTGGATGCGCGACGTGCCGCGCGAGCGTCCGCTGGGCCGGGACGGGCTGGTGCGGGTGGCGTCGGTCACCCCGGTCGGGGACGGCGTGAACTCGGTGCACGTCGAGTACGAGTTCCCGGACGCGCGCTGGACCCAGACCTTCCTGTCCCGCCCGCTCGACACCGCCGCGTTCGAGCGGGCCCTGGCCGAGGCGGGGCTGGCCGTGGACGCCCACCTGACCGAGGACCGGACCTGGGTCCGGGCCCGCCCCGTCCCGCGCTGA
- a CDS encoding NAD-dependent epimerase/dehydratase family protein — MRVVVTGGAGFIGANLVRALLARPEVEQVRVVDNLSTGHKANLAGVDAALYEGSILDPALLDEAFAGADAVVHLAALPSVPRSVADPLASHHANATGTLEVLEAARRAGGLYVAAASSSSVYGANRELPKRETMRTAPMSPYAVSKLASESYLAAYHHCYGLGVLPLRFFNVFGPLQPAGHAYAAVVPAFLDAALAGRPVTVHGDGGQSRDFTYVGTVTEVITEAVLRRVVHADPVNLAFGTRTSLLELVGTMESVLGRPVAVTHTDPRPGDVRDSQADNARLRELFPDVRPVALREGLERTAEWFRTL; from the coding sequence ATGCGCGTGGTCGTCACCGGCGGAGCCGGATTCATCGGGGCCAACCTGGTCCGGGCCCTGCTGGCCCGCCCCGAGGTGGAGCAGGTCCGGGTGGTGGACAACCTGTCCACCGGCCACAAGGCGAACCTGGCCGGCGTCGACGCCGCCCTGTACGAGGGCAGCATCCTCGACCCCGCCCTGCTGGACGAGGCCTTCGCGGGCGCCGACGCGGTGGTGCACCTGGCCGCCCTGCCGTCCGTCCCGCGCTCCGTCGCGGACCCGCTGGCCAGCCACCACGCCAACGCGACCGGCACCCTGGAGGTGCTGGAGGCGGCCCGCCGGGCCGGCGGGCTGTACGTGGCCGCCGCCTCCTCGTCCTCGGTCTACGGCGCCAACCGGGAGCTGCCCAAGCGCGAGACCATGCGCACCGCGCCGATGAGCCCCTACGCGGTCAGCAAGCTGGCCTCGGAGTCCTACCTGGCCGCCTACCACCACTGCTACGGGCTGGGCGTGCTGCCGCTGCGGTTCTTCAACGTCTTCGGCCCGCTCCAGCCCGCCGGGCACGCCTACGCGGCCGTGGTACCGGCCTTCCTGGACGCGGCCCTGGCCGGGCGGCCGGTGACGGTGCACGGGGACGGCGGCCAGAGCCGGGACTTCACCTACGTCGGCACCGTCACCGAGGTGATCACCGAGGCGGTGCTGCGCCGGGTGGTGCACGCCGATCCGGTCAACCTGGCCTTCGGCACCCGAACGTCGCTGCTGGAGCTGGTCGGCACGATGGAGTCGGTGCTGGGGCGGCCGGTCGCGGTGACCCACACCGACCCGCGGCCCGGCGACGTCCGGGACTCGCAGGCCGACAACGCGCGGCTGCGCGAGCTCTTCCCGGACGTCCGGCCGGTGGCGCTGCGCGAGGGGCTGGAGCGTACGGCGGAGTGGTTCCGCACGCTCTGA
- a CDS encoding NUDIX hydrolase, translated as MAIPAFLAELRAVVGTRPLWLSAAVSVVFDDDDRVLLIQRADDGRWALPGGILDPGEQPADGAARECLEETGVVVVPEVLAGVDVSPEVRYPNGDVTQYLVLVFRCRPVGGEARVNDDESLAVGWFALDALPPMIEAEHRALRQAREGRGAASFLWEGGERP; from the coding sequence ATGGCTATCCCCGCGTTCCTCGCCGAACTCCGCGCCGTGGTCGGCACCCGCCCGCTCTGGCTCAGTGCCGCCGTCTCGGTCGTCTTCGACGACGACGACCGGGTGCTGCTGATCCAGCGGGCCGACGACGGCCGCTGGGCCCTGCCCGGCGGCATCCTCGACCCCGGCGAGCAGCCCGCCGACGGCGCGGCGCGCGAGTGCCTGGAGGAGACCGGGGTGGTGGTCGTCCCCGAGGTGCTCGCCGGGGTCGATGTCTCGCCCGAAGTCCGCTACCCCAACGGCGACGTGACCCAGTACCTGGTCCTGGTCTTCCGCTGTCGCCCGGTGGGCGGTGAGGCCCGGGTCAACGACGACGAGTCGCTCGCGGTCGGCTGGTTCGCGCTCGACGCGCTGCCGCCGATGATCGAGGCGGAGCACCGGGCACTGCGCCAGGCCCGGGAGGGCCGGGGAGCGGCGTCCTTCCTGTGGGAGGGCGGGGAGCGTCCGTGA